The following coding sequences lie in one Pontibacter sp. G13 genomic window:
- a CDS encoding 5-(carboxyamino)imidazole ribonucleotide synthase, with protein MHHFYRDLKLGVLGGGQLGRMLIQAAMDFNLSVYCLDPAADAPCAGFAHGFTQGSLTNFDDVYQFGKDKDVVTIEIEHVNTEALEALQAEGVRVYPDPKHIRMIQDKRRQKAFFTENELPTSPFVLVENREEVLNHRDMVPMVMKLAEAGYDGRGVQVLKTESDLEQAFDAPGLLESFVNLDKEVAVIVARNAEGEVKTFPMVEMAFHPVHNLVEFLLAPAEVEESIQAKGAEMAVQLVESMGYVGLMAIEMFLTPSGELLINELAPRPHNSGHHTIRANATSQYEQHVRAILGLPLGATDTLVPSAMVNLLGADGSEGQATYVGIQEALAIPGVYPHIYGKSNTKPFRKMGHVTVLDTDVEALKAKARKVKDLIRVEGETPKS; from the coding sequence ATGCACCATTTTTATCGGGACCTGAAACTAGGTGTGCTAGGTGGAGGCCAGTTGGGCAGAATGCTCATTCAGGCGGCCATGGACTTCAATTTGTCCGTCTATTGCCTTGATCCAGCTGCAGATGCTCCTTGTGCGGGATTTGCACATGGATTCACGCAGGGCTCACTCACCAATTTTGACGATGTATATCAATTTGGCAAGGACAAGGATGTCGTGACCATTGAGATTGAGCATGTCAATACCGAGGCCTTAGAAGCACTTCAGGCGGAGGGAGTTCGGGTATATCCCGACCCCAAGCATATCCGGATGATTCAGGATAAGCGCCGTCAGAAAGCGTTTTTTACGGAAAATGAATTGCCGACATCCCCATTTGTCTTGGTGGAAAATCGCGAAGAGGTACTGAACCATCGCGATATGGTGCCAATGGTCATGAAATTGGCTGAGGCGGGTTATGATGGCCGTGGCGTTCAGGTTCTCAAGACCGAATCCGATCTCGAGCAAGCATTTGATGCGCCGGGATTGTTGGAGTCCTTTGTGAATTTGGACAAGGAAGTCGCCGTGATTGTCGCCAGAAACGCTGAGGGAGAAGTCAAAACCTTCCCGATGGTCGAAATGGCTTTTCACCCTGTCCACAATCTGGTCGAATTCCTGTTGGCGCCTGCGGAGGTGGAGGAATCCATTCAGGCCAAAGGAGCTGAAATGGCAGTCCAGTTGGTCGAATCCATGGGCTATGTCGGGTTGATGGCCATAGAGATGTTCCTCACGCCTTCTGGCGAGCTGTTGATCAACGAGCTTGCTCCAAGGCCTCACAATAGTGGGCATCACACCATCAGAGCCAATGCCACTTCTCAGTATGAACAACATGTTCGTGCCATTTTGGGGTTGCCATTGGGAGCGACCGATACCTTGGTTCCTTCGGCAATGGTGAATTTATTGGGCGCTGACGGCTCAGAAGGACAGGCCACGTACGTGGGGATTCAGGAAGCGTTGGCCATTCCCGGTGTTTATCCGCACATTTATGGTAAGTCCAACACCAAGCCTTTCCGCAAAATGGGCCACGTAACGGTATTGGACACAGATGTGGAGGCATTGAAAGCCAAAGCCAGAAAAGTCAAGGATTTGATTCGAGTAGAAGGTGAAACCCCTAAATCATAA
- a CDS encoding L,D-transpeptidase family protein, which yields MERFLSLPFYLCAIGLIFSCQTVSSDQQNSERVKEAGPSPDQLIVVSVEEWSDFQGVLQAFERNDQGRWEEAFDAFPIVIGKNGLALGIHQLKGNQALKREGDLKTPAGMFSIGSAFGYAPKPLPGINLSYHPVTAQTMCIEDTASQFYNQILEEDEVQADWSSTDRMLRKDNLYEWGFFLNHNSPDAVPQAGSCIFFHIWRGADRGTAGCTAMSPENMIKLLEWIDPQKHPVVIQAPRSEALFFPSIPTVDSLANSSLDLIRMGGFFQDSNRPVNQSGR from the coding sequence ATGGAACGATTCTTAAGCCTCCCATTCTACTTGTGTGCCATCGGTTTGATTTTCAGCTGTCAAACAGTCTCCTCAGACCAACAAAATTCGGAACGTGTAAAAGAAGCGGGGCCAAGTCCCGATCAACTGATCGTGGTTTCGGTGGAAGAATGGTCCGACTTTCAAGGCGTTCTGCAGGCATTTGAGCGAAATGATCAGGGAAGATGGGAAGAGGCTTTTGATGCATTTCCCATTGTAATAGGCAAGAATGGCCTAGCGCTCGGCATTCATCAGCTTAAAGGCAATCAAGCGCTCAAGCGAGAAGGAGACCTCAAAACACCTGCGGGTATGTTCTCCATTGGATCGGCATTCGGATATGCCCCAAAGCCCTTACCGGGCATTAATCTCTCCTATCATCCCGTGACGGCGCAGACCATGTGCATCGAGGACACTGCGTCACAGTTTTACAACCAGATTCTGGAGGAAGACGAGGTCCAAGCCGACTGGTCTAGCACAGATCGAATGCTGCGAAAGGACAATCTTTATGAATGGGGCTTTTTCTTGAATCACAATTCCCCAGATGCTGTACCGCAAGCAGGGAGCTGCATATTCTTTCATATTTGGCGGGGAGCAGATCGAGGAACAGCAGGTTGTACTGCCATGTCTCCGGAAAACATGATCAAATTACTGGAATGGATCGATCCTCAAAAGCATCCAGTTGTGATTCAGGCCCCCAGGTCTGAAGCCCTTTTCTTCCCGTCTATTCCCACGGTCGATTCCTTGGCGAATTCTAGCCTTGACCTTATCCGCATGGGGGGATTTTTTCAAGATTCAAACCGTCCGGTAAACCAATCAGGCCGCTAG
- a CDS encoding helix-turn-helix domain-containing protein codes for MSEKEIANIGKNLKHLRKQRGLTQQVLANSLDIQRSSIGAYEEGRATPKYDTLANISEYFQVSIDLLVKENLTQYSREDIEKLAKKAGKDIHGAELRVLSISTDPEGKEQVELVSQSASAGYLNGYADPEYIEELPKFQLPTLQDGTYRAFEIKGDSMLPMKSGTIIIGKYIQDWEHGVRNGKTYIVLSTTEGVVYKRLYKDRNAEGELVFTCKSDNTAFQTYQIHAREIQEIWGAHTFLSTDFPEPEQDLSLEKLHAQIQEMQRAISQIKDN; via the coding sequence ATGAGTGAAAAAGAAATTGCCAACATTGGGAAGAACCTGAAGCATCTGCGCAAACAGCGTGGCCTCACTCAGCAAGTTCTTGCCAATAGTTTGGACATACAGCGGTCTTCTATCGGGGCCTACGAAGAAGGTCGTGCTACTCCCAAATACGATACCCTTGCCAATATTTCTGAATATTTTCAGGTTTCCATCGATCTACTTGTCAAAGAGAATCTAACTCAATATTCCCGAGAAGATATCGAGAAGCTGGCCAAAAAGGCTGGAAAAGACATCCATGGTGCGGAATTGCGGGTCTTGTCGATCTCTACAGATCCAGAAGGGAAAGAACAGGTAGAACTCGTTTCACAGTCCGCATCTGCAGGCTATCTCAATGGATACGCCGATCCCGAGTATATCGAGGAATTGCCCAAGTTTCAATTGCCTACCTTGCAAGATGGTACCTACCGAGCATTTGAAATCAAAGGGGATTCCATGCTGCCCATGAAATCTGGAACGATCATCATCGGAAAATATATTCAGGATTGGGAGCATGGAGTGAGAAATGGCAAAACCTATATTGTCCTTTCCACCACTGAGGGGGTTGTGTACAAGCGACTCTACAAGGATCGCAACGCTGAAGGTGAATTGGTCTTTACCTGTAAATCAGACAACACTGCCTTCCAAACCTATCAGATTCACGCTCGTGAAATTCAGGAGATTTGGGGTGCGCATACCTTTTTGTCCACTGACTTCCCTGAACCTGAGCAAGACCTTTCCTTGGAAAAGCTTCATGCCCAAATTCAGGAAATGCAACGGGCAATTAGCCAAATCAAGGATAATTGA
- a CDS encoding OstA-like protein → MSQRQLFRSFVFLLLAMSSVYGYGQTQPKFGQLVQSPQQDSTKTKRIQILYADRLSFEKVNGQGVQKLIGKVRLKQDSTLFMCDSAYLFDNPNRVEAYNRVRVIMSDSIHLYGDKLVYDGETKIADVYGNILLTDQQSKLTTSRLTYHRNEDYGYYDRGGKLQDDESVLTSITGHYYPRRKMAYFRNTVELTHPDYTLSTDTLGYNTEEKIAYFMDSTVIDSKDGKIFTTEGFYRTQESLVFLVARSTVKDSAFVLEADTLEYIDSENIGYARGNVLILDEDSSLEVRGGYGVFNRQTDESRLTQNPVVIQFMEEDTLYMFSDTLFYSKKVVYRTPIMEPDSSELAVTLDSTVRDSLAQLPDFEEISEDLVGPIPPEELTGPVDTVTLRRFIAYPNVRFFMNDMQGWADSVAYMYDDSTLHLFQTPVLWSGENQMTGDTIHIWMKNKTVDSMWVGANGFLVSEVDTVGFNQVKGRELRATFRSGELKKLHVVGNSESIYFIEKDNGDSTITSYEGMNQTTSQDMFISLENNEVVRIRFLSKPVGEFKPIFDVIFQQNQLDGMNWRIEEKPVKPVPASIFGSGEIAPISNPSGLPAEGTLQPEAFSLPEPAEAESSEEE, encoded by the coding sequence ATGTCTCAACGCCAACTGTTTCGGTCATTTGTCTTTCTGCTCCTCGCTATGTCGAGCGTTTATGGGTATGGACAAACCCAACCGAAGTTTGGTCAACTTGTGCAATCCCCCCAACAAGATTCTACCAAAACCAAGCGAATCCAGATCCTCTACGCCGACCGACTGTCTTTCGAAAAGGTTAATGGTCAAGGGGTTCAGAAGCTGATTGGGAAGGTTCGCCTCAAGCAGGATTCCACCTTATTCATGTGCGACAGTGCCTATCTATTCGACAATCCAAACCGGGTAGAAGCATACAATCGCGTTCGGGTGATCATGTCCGACAGCATTCATCTTTATGGGGATAAATTGGTCTACGATGGCGAAACCAAAATTGCAGATGTCTACGGAAACATTCTCCTGACAGACCAGCAATCAAAGCTCACTACGTCCAGATTGACCTACCACCGCAACGAAGATTATGGCTACTACGATCGAGGCGGGAAATTGCAGGATGATGAGAGTGTCCTGACCAGTATCACCGGACATTATTATCCTCGGAGGAAGATGGCTTATTTCCGCAATACAGTTGAACTGACGCATCCGGACTATACGCTTTCCACGGACACCTTGGGATACAATACAGAGGAGAAGATCGCCTACTTCATGGACAGTACGGTGATTGATTCCAAAGACGGGAAGATCTTCACCACTGAGGGATTTTATCGCACCCAAGAAAGCTTGGTCTTTTTGGTTGCACGAAGCACGGTCAAAGACTCAGCATTTGTACTGGAAGCAGATACGCTTGAATACATCGATTCAGAGAATATCGGATATGCTCGTGGTAATGTCTTGATTCTGGATGAGGACTCTTCCCTTGAAGTACGGGGAGGATACGGCGTTTTCAATCGACAGACAGACGAAAGTCGATTAACCCAAAACCCGGTAGTCATCCAATTCATGGAGGAAGATACCTTGTACATGTTCTCCGATACGCTTTTTTACTCCAAGAAAGTGGTTTACAGGACTCCCATCATGGAGCCTGACTCTTCGGAATTGGCAGTAACGCTGGATTCAACTGTTAGGGACAGCTTGGCTCAGCTTCCTGATTTCGAGGAAATAAGCGAGGACTTAGTCGGTCCTATTCCTCCAGAAGAGCTTACAGGGCCAGTTGACACGGTGACCTTGAGACGCTTCATCGCATATCCCAATGTCCGGTTTTTCATGAATGACATGCAGGGCTGGGCAGATTCTGTCGCATATATGTATGATGACTCCACTTTGCATCTATTCCAAACTCCTGTGCTTTGGTCAGGGGAAAACCAAATGACAGGCGACACCATTCATATTTGGATGAAAAACAAAACCGTGGATTCCATGTGGGTCGGTGCCAATGGATTTTTGGTTTCGGAGGTAGATACCGTTGGATTTAATCAGGTGAAAGGCAGGGAGTTGCGTGCAACTTTCCGTTCAGGAGAATTGAAGAAGCTGCACGTAGTAGGCAATAGCGAAAGTATTTACTTCATAGAAAAAGACAATGGGGACTCGACCATTACGAGCTATGAAGGCATGAATCAGACGACTTCTCAGGACATGTTTATTTCATTGGAAAACAATGAAGTAGTGAGAATTCGATTTCTTTCTAAGCCCGTAGGGGAGTTCAAGCCCATCTTCGATGTCATTTTTCAGCAGAATCAACTGGATGGGATGAATTGGCGAATTGAAGAGAAGCCCGTCAAGCCAGTCCCCGCGTCAATTTTCGGATCAGGAGAAATCGCTCCAATCTCGAATCCAAGTGGGCTTCCAGCCGAAGGCACCCTTCAGCCAGAAGCATTTTCTCTGCCTGAACCCGCCGAGGCGGAATCATCTGAGGAGGAATAA
- the der gene encoding ribosome biogenesis GTPase Der, which yields MSGIVAIVGRPNVGKSTLFNRLVESRQAIVDDMSGVTRDRNYGTSEWNGKEFSVIDTGGYVPKSDDVFEAAIREQVHIAMEEADVLIFLVDVQAGVTPLDKSFANIIRRSPKKVIMAANKVDGNNQRDDLFEFYELGLGDLMPISAINGAGTGELMDTIVEMLPEDKPVEDTSGVPKFAIVGRPNVGKSSMVNALLGREANIVTPIAGTTRDSVDTRFKAFDRDLILVDTAGLRKKAKVHENIEFYSTLRSVKAIESCDVGILIIDATLGIEAQDLNILGMLQKHRKGVVILVNKWDLLKKETNTARDFKEAIIKRIAPFTDVPIIFTSAVTKQRLLKGLEAAKQVYDNMTKKVSTSELNEVMLAAIARHHAPSHRGHIIRIKYVTQIPAKVPTFLFFTNHPNHIKESYKRYLENKLREHFDFTGAPLNLFFRKK from the coding sequence ATGAGCGGAATTGTAGCGATCGTCGGAAGACCTAACGTAGGCAAATCCACCCTCTTCAATCGTTTGGTCGAATCTCGTCAAGCCATCGTGGATGACATGAGCGGCGTGACCCGAGATCGCAACTATGGGACTTCCGAATGGAATGGTAAGGAATTTTCTGTCATCGATACGGGGGGATACGTCCCCAAATCTGATGATGTCTTTGAAGCCGCCATCCGGGAACAAGTCCATATCGCCATGGAAGAGGCTGATGTCCTGATCTTTTTGGTAGATGTACAAGCAGGAGTAACACCGCTGGACAAATCTTTTGCCAATATCATCAGAAGAAGTCCCAAAAAAGTCATCATGGCTGCCAACAAGGTGGATGGCAATAACCAGCGAGATGATCTGTTCGAGTTCTACGAGCTGGGCCTCGGAGATTTGATGCCTATTTCTGCCATCAATGGGGCGGGAACGGGTGAATTGATGGACACTATTGTCGAAATGCTCCCAGAGGACAAACCCGTCGAAGATACCTCTGGAGTTCCGAAGTTCGCCATCGTTGGCCGTCCGAATGTAGGAAAGTCTTCCATGGTCAACGCCTTGTTAGGCAGGGAAGCCAACATCGTGACACCTATCGCGGGCACCACACGAGATTCTGTGGATACTCGGTTCAAAGCATTCGATAGAGATCTTATCTTGGTGGATACCGCCGGTCTCCGCAAAAAGGCCAAGGTCCATGAGAACATCGAGTTCTATTCTACCTTGAGATCTGTCAAGGCGATTGAGAGCTGTGACGTGGGGATCTTGATTATCGATGCCACCCTGGGAATTGAAGCGCAGGATCTCAATATCCTAGGGATGTTGCAGAAACACCGTAAGGGCGTCGTCATTTTGGTGAATAAATGGGATCTCCTCAAAAAGGAAACCAATACGGCTCGGGATTTCAAGGAAGCCATCATCAAACGAATCGCGCCATTTACAGATGTGCCAATCATATTCACCTCTGCAGTCACCAAACAGCGCCTCCTGAAAGGCCTGGAAGCAGCCAAACAGGTGTATGACAACATGACCAAAAAGGTGTCTACCAGTGAGTTGAACGAGGTGATGCTGGCTGCGATCGCGAGACACCACGCCCCATCACATCGTGGGCATATCATCCGGATCAAATACGTGACCCAGATTCCTGCCAAGGTTCCGACTTTCTTGTTTTTCACCAATCACCCCAACCATATCAAGGAATCTTACAAGCGATATCTTGAAAACAAGCTTCGTGAGCACTTTGACTTCACGGGAGCTCCGTTGAACCTGTTTTTCCGAAAAAAATAA
- a CDS encoding aldo/keto reductase — protein MSFSFDPSPISLGCMNLAPSNPKSIQSIQAALAGGITCFDTADLYHQGENEKMLGEALGSKKYDVTIVSKGGNDWTGEGDGWNWNPKPEYLSQALDNSLRRLNRDYLDVYLLHGGTIEDPIEAVIDFMETSVQAGKIRAYGISSIRPNVIRKWARLSNMSVVMTQYGILDRRGEEEVLPLLEAAGIGVMARGVLGKGYLLGKEAEEYLGHPKDRIVRIQRQFGELCSSQSISLLNAATSFSLQESAVKTAVLGASRLSQVQKHLKLLSDPQFPHYWTPQMKGAFPVDTYQNHR, from the coding sequence ATGTCCTTTTCCTTTGATCCTTCTCCCATCTCCTTAGGGTGCATGAATCTTGCTCCGTCAAATCCTAAAAGTATCCAATCCATTCAGGCGGCGCTAGCTGGAGGAATTACCTGCTTTGACACAGCGGACCTCTATCATCAGGGCGAAAACGAGAAAATGCTCGGAGAGGCGCTAGGCTCAAAAAAGTATGATGTGACCATTGTCTCCAAAGGGGGCAATGATTGGACCGGAGAAGGGGATGGGTGGAACTGGAACCCAAAGCCTGAATATCTTTCTCAGGCATTGGACAACAGTCTCAGGCGCCTGAATAGAGATTATCTGGATGTTTATTTGCTGCATGGAGGTACGATCGAAGATCCCATTGAGGCAGTCATAGATTTCATGGAAACGTCTGTGCAGGCTGGCAAAATCAGGGCTTATGGCATTTCTTCCATCCGTCCCAATGTGATTCGGAAATGGGCCCGATTGTCCAATATGTCGGTGGTCATGACTCAGTATGGAATCCTAGATCGGAGAGGAGAGGAAGAGGTCTTGCCACTATTGGAAGCCGCAGGAATAGGGGTTATGGCTCGCGGGGTACTGGGGAAGGGATATTTGCTGGGAAAGGAAGCCGAAGAATACCTGGGCCACCCGAAAGACCGGATCGTTAGAATTCAACGGCAATTTGGCGAGCTCTGCTCTTCACAAAGCATCTCCTTGTTGAATGCCGCAACGAGCTTCAGCCTTCAGGAGTCGGCTGTCAAAACGGCCGTTTTGGGCGCCAGCCGGCTGAGTCAGGTCCAGAAACACCTTAAATTGCTTTCTGATCCACAATTTCCCCATTACTGGACTCCCCAGATGAAGGGAGCATTTCCCGTTGACACCTACCAAAACCACCGATAA
- the purE gene encoding 5-(carboxyamino)imidazole ribonucleotide mutase: protein MVGIIMGSKSDLPVMSGAAELLKQLGVKFEMTVVSAHRTPERMMEYAKTARERGLKVVIAGAGGAAHLPGMVASVTSLPVIGVPIHSSNSIDGWDSVLSILQMPSGVPVATVALNGGKNAGILAAQIIGASDAEVAATLDAYKESLKEKVKLMAEEVEATVE, encoded by the coding sequence ATGGTAGGCATTATCATGGGCAGCAAATCCGATCTGCCCGTCATGTCTGGAGCTGCTGAATTGCTGAAGCAGCTGGGCGTGAAATTCGAAATGACGGTTGTATCCGCTCATAGAACTCCTGAAAGAATGATGGAGTACGCCAAAACTGCTCGCGAGCGAGGCCTCAAGGTTGTCATCGCTGGGGCAGGGGGAGCTGCTCATTTGCCTGGAATGGTGGCTTCTGTAACCTCGTTGCCGGTGATTGGGGTGCCGATTCACTCCTCCAATTCTATCGATGGTTGGGATTCCGTTCTGTCAATCCTTCAAATGCCAAGCGGAGTGCCTGTTGCTACGGTAGCATTGAATGGTGGCAAGAACGCCGGGATCTTGGCAGCCCAGATCATTGGCGCTTCGGATGCTGAAGTGGCCGCCACACTGGATGCTTATAAGGAGTCGCTCAAGGAAAAAGTCAAGCTAATGGCCGAAGAGGTCGAGGCTACTGTCGAATAG
- the era gene encoding GTPase Era, with translation MNSTPNHKSGFVSIIGKPNAGKSTLLNAILGQKLSITTAKAQTTRHRIFGIDSQDDYQIVYSDTPGLIRPKYKLHEHMVEYIGQSLEDADIIVLLIALDEKFPEEDLMKLAGKSNIPKILVLNKVDLVSEDQVFLRMKKLMDQVDFVEAIPISALNGHNVPKLKELILENLPEGPAWFGKDQISDRPERFFVSEMIREKIFKLLKDEIPYSTEVSIDEFVEEENISRVSATIHVERKSQKGILIGKQGSMLKKIGTYARQDMEEFLGNKVFLQLFVKVSEGWKNNNRYLRGFGY, from the coding sequence TTGAATTCTACACCTAACCATAAATCAGGCTTTGTCAGCATCATAGGAAAACCCAATGCAGGGAAGTCCACATTGCTCAATGCCATCCTTGGACAGAAACTGTCCATCACCACTGCCAAAGCGCAGACTACTCGCCATCGAATTTTCGGAATCGATAGCCAAGATGACTACCAGATTGTCTACTCTGACACTCCGGGCTTGATTCGTCCTAAATACAAACTCCACGAGCACATGGTCGAATATATCGGCCAATCTCTAGAGGATGCAGACATCATTGTCTTATTGATTGCATTGGATGAAAAATTCCCTGAGGAGGATTTGATGAAATTGGCAGGGAAGTCCAACATTCCCAAAATCCTGGTCCTAAACAAGGTGGATCTGGTATCTGAAGATCAGGTATTCCTGCGAATGAAAAAGCTCATGGACCAAGTCGACTTTGTTGAGGCGATCCCTATTTCGGCTTTGAATGGCCACAATGTGCCCAAGCTTAAGGAACTGATCCTAGAAAATCTCCCCGAGGGTCCAGCATGGTTCGGCAAGGACCAAATCTCTGACAGACCAGAGCGATTTTTTGTGAGTGAGATGATCCGCGAAAAAATCTTCAAGCTCCTCAAGGATGAAATCCCCTACTCTACCGAAGTGAGTATCGATGAATTCGTCGAAGAGGAAAACATCTCTAGAGTATCTGCCACAATTCACGTAGAACGAAAAAGCCAAAAAGGAATCCTGATCGGAAAACAAGGGTCCATGCTCAAGAAAATTGGCACCTACGCAAGGCAGGATATGGAAGAATTCCTCGGCAACAAGGTCTTTTTGCAGTTGTTTGTCAAAGTATCCGAGGGCTGGAAAAACAATAATCGTTATCTTCGCGGCTTCGGTTATTAA
- a CDS encoding pyridoxal-dependent decarboxylase, with amino-acid sequence MQWDRYTRKQVREVVDKAISQNLNYRNQIILGLPGSFLDPEEFYEDAPFLQDSPFLKTLVANPNHIGCHTLGDGEPAFQGTAEIERDLLEICACEIFRAKPDEFDGYVASGGTEANLQAMWIYRNYFQQKHAAKLDEIAVLYSEDTHYCVPKGLNMFQLNGHIMPVDEETRKIDLDHLRKSLEQLKAAEVKYLITYMNLGTTMFGSVDPVNEIGDLFTEMEFEFFMHGDGAFGGFIYPFSNPDSEFHFENPYLNSFTLDAHKMLQAPFGTGIFLIRKGFMEYALTEEAGYVKGLDYTMIGSRSGANAVAVWMILRNYGSEGWTYKIRKLVDRTSRLCDSLDERGISYYRDPFMNIVTIHASDIPAHLAEKFLLVPERHDGQNKWWKIVVMEHVTQGALDLFLNELPAMKIQNS; translated from the coding sequence ATGCAGTGGGACAGATATACACGCAAACAAGTGCGAGAAGTCGTGGATAAAGCGATCTCTCAAAACCTCAATTACCGCAATCAGATCATACTTGGGCTTCCGGGAAGCTTTCTTGATCCCGAGGAATTCTACGAAGACGCACCTTTTCTTCAGGATTCCCCTTTTCTGAAAACTCTAGTAGCGAACCCCAATCACATTGGATGCCATACTTTGGGGGACGGAGAGCCAGCATTTCAGGGAACAGCCGAAATCGAACGGGACCTCCTGGAAATTTGTGCCTGTGAGATTTTCAGGGCCAAGCCTGACGAATTTGATGGATACGTCGCAAGTGGAGGTACAGAAGCGAATCTCCAAGCCATGTGGATCTATCGCAACTACTTCCAACAGAAGCATGCCGCCAAATTGGATGAAATAGCGGTTCTGTATTCAGAAGACACGCACTACTGTGTTCCCAAAGGGCTGAACATGTTTCAGTTGAATGGGCACATCATGCCTGTTGATGAAGAAACACGGAAAATCGATCTGGACCATCTCCGCAAATCTTTGGAACAACTCAAAGCTGCGGAAGTCAAATATCTGATTACCTACATGAATTTGGGTACCACGATGTTTGGGAGTGTTGATCCAGTCAATGAAATTGGGGACCTGTTTACAGAGATGGAATTTGAATTTTTCATGCACGGGGATGGTGCTTTTGGAGGGTTCATTTATCCTTTCAGCAATCCTGACAGTGAATTCCACTTCGAAAATCCATACCTCAATTCCTTTACCCTAGACGCCCATAAAATGCTTCAGGCACCATTTGGGACAGGCATTTTCCTAATTCGCAAAGGATTCATGGAATATGCCCTCACAGAAGAAGCAGGCTACGTGAAGGGATTGGATTACACCATGATTGGAAGTCGTTCTGGTGCCAATGCGGTGGCAGTCTGGATGATTTTGCGCAACTACGGTAGCGAAGGTTGGACCTATAAAATCAGGAAACTGGTAGACAGGACTTCCCGCCTATGTGATTCTTTAGACGAGCGGGGAATCAGCTACTATCGAGACCCTTTCATGAATATCGTCACCATCCATGCTTCTGATATTCCCGCTCATCTTGCAGAGAAATTTCTGCTGGTGCCGGAGCGACACGATGGTCAAAACAAATGGTGGAAGATTGTGGTGATGGAGCATGTCACCCAGGGAGCGTTGGATTTGTTCCTCAATGAACTCCCTGCGATGAAAATCCAGAACAGCTAG
- a CDS encoding M15 family metallopeptidase, whose product MGIDSLVVSAETTQVDVVEVAPEPELRPDTSELERAILGQGLVDAQSKDTTLVLDMKYSTEDNFLNKDVYGDFDACYLQGEVVEMLAHASAYVQKRDPDLRLMIFDCVRPRSVQFQMWEIVKGTDQQKYVAAPTGGGSMHNYGCAVDLGLVHVDSGLVDMGTPFDFFGKLAQPRYEVEFVKTGELTQAQLDNRRRLRAAMLDAGFHGILSEWWHFNAFKKDYVRSTYQIVE is encoded by the coding sequence ATGGGTATAGATAGTCTCGTGGTATCAGCGGAGACGACTCAAGTAGATGTGGTGGAAGTGGCACCTGAGCCGGAATTGAGGCCCGATACCAGCGAATTGGAGCGCGCAATTTTAGGGCAAGGACTTGTGGATGCTCAATCCAAGGATACCACGCTGGTGTTGGACATGAAGTACTCCACGGAAGATAATTTCCTCAATAAAGACGTTTACGGAGATTTTGATGCCTGCTACCTGCAAGGTGAAGTGGTGGAAATGTTGGCACATGCAAGTGCCTATGTACAGAAAAGAGATCCCGATCTAAGATTGATGATCTTCGATTGTGTTCGTCCTCGTTCCGTGCAATTCCAAATGTGGGAAATCGTCAAAGGAACCGATCAGCAAAAATATGTGGCGGCGCCTACTGGTGGGGGATCTATGCACAACTATGGATGCGCAGTAGACTTGGGACTGGTTCATGTCGATTCTGGACTGGTGGATATGGGTACTCCCTTCGATTTCTTTGGAAAACTAGCCCAGCCAAGGTATGAAGTTGAATTCGTAAAAACCGGGGAGCTGACCCAGGCCCAACTCGACAACCGTCGTCGACTTAGAGCTGCCATGCTGGATGCCGGCTTTCACGGGATTCTGTCTGAATGGTGGCATTTCAATGCCTTTAAGAAGGATTATGTCCGTTCTACCTACCAAATCGTAGAGTAA